A window from Vigna angularis cultivar LongXiaoDou No.4 chromosome 7, ASM1680809v1, whole genome shotgun sequence encodes these proteins:
- the LOC108336229 gene encoding probable polygalacturonase: MRLRFFTLLCLCCCWFVSSEGETVSCSNIVSSGFRSDNISITDFGGVGDGHTLNTKAFREAIYRIQRLTRVGGTLLYVPPGVYLTEPFNLTSHMTLYLAAGAVIMATQDSSNWPLIAPLPSYGRGRELPGGRYMSFMHGDGVQDVVITGENGTIDGQGDLWWNKWRQRSLQFTRPNLVEFVNSRDIIISNVIFKNSPFWNIHPVYSSNIVVRFVTILAPRDSPNTDGIDPDSSSNVCIEDSYISTGDDLVAVKSGWDEYGIAYGLPSSNITIRRVSGSSPFAGIAVGSETSGGVENVLAEHINLYKMGIGIHIKTNSGRGGFIKNITVSHVYIEEARKGIRISGDVGDHPDDKFDPNALPLVKGVTIKNVWGVKVLQAGLIQGVKNSPFTDICLYDINLRGVTEPRTPPWKCSDVSGFAHQVSPWPCSELSSNQQGSCANYS; the protein is encoded by the exons ATGCGCCTTCGCTTCTTCACGTTGCTGTGTTTGTGCTGTTGCTGGTTCGTCTCTAGCGAGGGCGAAACGGTGTCGTGTTCGAACATAGTGTCGTCGGGGTTCCGCAGCGACAACATTTCCATAACTGATTTCGGCGGCGTGGGTGATGGCCACACCCTCAACACCAAGGCCTTCAGGGAGGCCATATACAGGATTCAGCGCTTGACACGTGTAGGAGGCACGCTCCTCTATGTCCCTCCCGGAGTCTACTTAACGGAACCCTTCAACCTCACCAGCCACATGACGCTCTACCTCGCCGCCGGTGCCGTTATTATGGCCACGCAG GATTCATCGAATTGGCCTTTGATTGCACCCTTGCCTTCTTATGGAAGAGGAAGGGAGCTGCCTGGTGGAAGGTATATGAGTTTTATGCATGGAGATGGAGTTCAGGATGTGGTAATCACTG GTGAAAATGGAACAATTGATGGACAGGGCGATCTGTGGTGGAATAAGTGGAGGCAGAGATCTCTTCAGTTTACCAGACCAAACCTTGTTGAATTTGTAAATTCTAGAGACATTATTATTTCAAATGTAATCTTCAAGAATTCTCCTTTCTGGAACATACACCCGGTTTACAGCAG CAATATTGTTGTTCGATTTGTCACCATTTTGGCGCCACGTGACTCTCCAAATACTGATGGCATTGATCCAG ATTCAAGTTCAAATGTGTGCATAGAGGATTCATACATATCTACTGGAGATGATCTTGTGGCTGTGAAGAGTGGATGGGATGAATACGGGATTGCTTATGGCCTTCCTAGCTCTAACATCACCATCAGGCGTGTAAGTGGATCATCTCCATTTGCTGGAATTGCTGTTGGCAGTGAAACCTCTGGTGGGGTGGAGAATGTACTTGCTGAGCACATCAACCTTTACAAAATGGGAATTGGTATCCACATTAAGACAAACAGTGGCAGGGGTGGATTCATAAAGAATATAACCGTGTCTCATGTGTATATAGAGGAGGCAAGGAAGGGAATAAGAATCTCAGGTGATGTTGGGGACCACCCAGATGACAAATTTGATCCCAATGCTCTCCCCCTTGTGAAGGGTGTCACAATTAAGAATGTTTGGGGTGTGAAGGTTTTGCAGGCTGGCTTGATACAAGGGGTGAAAAATTCACCTTTCACTGATATTTGCCTTTATGATATCAACCTTCGAGGAGTGACAGAACCTAGAACTCCTCCTTGGAAATGTTCTGATGTGTCTGGATTTGCTCATCAGGTTAGCCCTTGGCCATGTTCTGAGCTTAGCAGCAACCAGCAAGGATCATGTGCCAATTATTCCTGA
- the LOC108338534 gene encoding uncharacterized protein At3g49140 isoform X2, which translates to MAIRPPASSSLSSPSEGICYSTSYGITSNSIKLPIDGRRWHDLASTRYKSSCFGLPHLLWPSTGHDQCLSKVNVAADYSDSIPDSSDHMDGQGYHPLEELKGSEDVKPARLSPPEMAKTTVEANKNALLVFPGMVHCEPHEQISWAEFQYHIDDFGDIYFEIFDDANILADRGANNPVVSEMEEFNISVNWGHPDSTNSFHPIYFSKCLTKAVNNLEYIKRMNHPTNGVSIIGFLRPIYDEERSYLRWMYHTEDGAVYISGLRDSYSNSIDDQGNGNSTLYGLEILKIKLYSMYGNQSEISVLEFQDAEPDILAHSSSEILERFNRFCDDDLKALCKKKGLDAEGAYLVGVDSLGMDVRVFSGVEVKTHRFPFKIQAATINAAAKQIWQLLFPRSQRKKNMKKWRTTTMI; encoded by the exons ATGGCTATTCGACCTCCTGCTTCTTCTTCACTTTCCTCACCTTCTG AAGGGATATGTTACTCTACGTCATATGGAATAACAAGCAATTCAATCAAACTTCCTATTGATGGCCGAAGATGGCATGACCTTGCCAGCACAAG GTACAAAAGTTCATGTTTTGGATTGCCACACCTCCTTTGGCCATCCACAGGGCATGATCAGTGCCTTTCGAAGGTTAATGTTGCTGCAGATTATTCAGATTCTATACCCGATTCTTCTGATCACATGGATGGACAAGGTTATCATCCTCTTGAAGAACTGAAAGGTTCTGAGGATGTAAAGCCAGCCAGACTCTCTCCTCCTGAAATGGCAAAAACAACTGTAGAG GCTAATAAAAACGCCTTGCTAGTATTTCCTGGAATGGTACACTGTGAACCACATGAGCAGATTTCATGGGCTGAGTTTCAATATCATATTGATGATTTTGGag atatatattttgaaatctttgatGATGCAAACATTTTGGCAGATCGTGGAGCTAACAATCCTGTG GTCTCAGAAATGGAGGAGTTTAACATTTCTGTGAATTGGGGACATCCTGATTCTACAAACtcttttcatccaatttatttcTCGAAGTGTTTAACAAAG GCTGTCAACAACTTGGAATATATTAAGAGAATGAACCATCCTACAAATGGTGTTTCCATTATAGGGTTCCTTAGACCCATTTATGATGAAGAAAGGTCTTATCTAAGATGGATGTATCACACTGAAGATGGTGCTGTATACATCTCCGGCTTGAGAG ATTCTTACTCAAATAGTATTGATGACCAAGGAAACGGTAATTCGACACTATACGGATTAGAGATCCTGAAAATCAAGCTCTACTCCATGTATGGAAATCAG TCTGAAATTAGTGTGCTAGAGTTTCAAGATGCTGAACCTGATATTCTTGCACACTCTTCTTCGGAAATTCTGGAACGGTTCAACAGATTCTGTGATGATGATCTTAAAGCACTTTGCAAGAAGAAAGGTCTTGATGCTGAG GGAGCTTACCTGGTTGGGGTTGACAGCCTTGGCATGGATGTTAGAGTTTTCTCAGGTGTAGAAGTAAAAACTCATCGCTTTCCATTCAAAATCCAG GCTGCCACCATAAACGCAGCTGCAAAACAGATTTGGCAACTCTTGTTTCCTCGATCTCAACGCAAGAAGAATATGAAGAAGTGGCGGACCACCACCATGATTTGA
- the LOC108338534 gene encoding uncharacterized protein At3g49140 isoform X1, whose protein sequence is MAIRPPASSSLSSPSEGICYSTSYGITSNSIKLPIDGRRWHDLASTRYKSSCFGLPHLLWPSTGHDQCLSKVNVAADYSDSIPDSSDHMDGQGYHPLEELKGSEDVKPARLSPPEMAKTTVEANKNALLVFPGMVHCEPHEQISWAEFQYHIDDFGDIYFEIFDDANILADRGANNPVNVFIGMDIPIYDNNRRTANEYDIFNNGKDDELFTFDNEDDVVEVSEMEEFNISVNWGHPDSTNSFHPIYFSKCLTKAVNNLEYIKRMNHPTNGVSIIGFLRPIYDEERSYLRWMYHTEDGAVYISGLRDSYSNSIDDQGNGNSTLYGLEILKIKLYSMYGNQSEISVLEFQDAEPDILAHSSSEILERFNRFCDDDLKALCKKKGLDAEGAYLVGVDSLGMDVRVFSGVEVKTHRFPFKIQAATINAAAKQIWQLLFPRSQRKKNMKKWRTTTMI, encoded by the exons ATGGCTATTCGACCTCCTGCTTCTTCTTCACTTTCCTCACCTTCTG AAGGGATATGTTACTCTACGTCATATGGAATAACAAGCAATTCAATCAAACTTCCTATTGATGGCCGAAGATGGCATGACCTTGCCAGCACAAG GTACAAAAGTTCATGTTTTGGATTGCCACACCTCCTTTGGCCATCCACAGGGCATGATCAGTGCCTTTCGAAGGTTAATGTTGCTGCAGATTATTCAGATTCTATACCCGATTCTTCTGATCACATGGATGGACAAGGTTATCATCCTCTTGAAGAACTGAAAGGTTCTGAGGATGTAAAGCCAGCCAGACTCTCTCCTCCTGAAATGGCAAAAACAACTGTAGAG GCTAATAAAAACGCCTTGCTAGTATTTCCTGGAATGGTACACTGTGAACCACATGAGCAGATTTCATGGGCTGAGTTTCAATATCATATTGATGATTTTGGag atatatattttgaaatctttgatGATGCAAACATTTTGGCAGATCGTGGAGCTAACAATCCTGTG AATGTTTTCATTGGAATGGACATCCCAATATACGATAATAATAGAAGAACTGCTAATGAGTATGACATTTTCAATAATGGCAAGGATGATGAATTATTCACATTTGATAAtgaagatgatgttgttgag GTCTCAGAAATGGAGGAGTTTAACATTTCTGTGAATTGGGGACATCCTGATTCTACAAACtcttttcatccaatttatttcTCGAAGTGTTTAACAAAG GCTGTCAACAACTTGGAATATATTAAGAGAATGAACCATCCTACAAATGGTGTTTCCATTATAGGGTTCCTTAGACCCATTTATGATGAAGAAAGGTCTTATCTAAGATGGATGTATCACACTGAAGATGGTGCTGTATACATCTCCGGCTTGAGAG ATTCTTACTCAAATAGTATTGATGACCAAGGAAACGGTAATTCGACACTATACGGATTAGAGATCCTGAAAATCAAGCTCTACTCCATGTATGGAAATCAG TCTGAAATTAGTGTGCTAGAGTTTCAAGATGCTGAACCTGATATTCTTGCACACTCTTCTTCGGAAATTCTGGAACGGTTCAACAGATTCTGTGATGATGATCTTAAAGCACTTTGCAAGAAGAAAGGTCTTGATGCTGAG GGAGCTTACCTGGTTGGGGTTGACAGCCTTGGCATGGATGTTAGAGTTTTCTCAGGTGTAGAAGTAAAAACTCATCGCTTTCCATTCAAAATCCAG GCTGCCACCATAAACGCAGCTGCAAAACAGATTTGGCAACTCTTGTTTCCTCGATCTCAACGCAAGAAGAATATGAAGAAGTGGCGGACCACCACCATGATTTGA
- the LOC108337900 gene encoding non-specific lipid-transfer protein A-like: MKRVSTSVFGLGVLLLLTVAAMKPVNGFNCLITQVSLVQCLPFLGNTEDIPSTSCCDAVSTVKASTLTKPELREACQCLKATIAQFPKLNKDRVIQLPKLCKVDVGFPLTKDIDCNKISL, from the exons ATGAAGAGAGTATCAACATCAGTTTTTGGTTTGGGAGTTTTGTTACTTCTCACAGTTGCAGCCATGAAACCAGTGAATGGATTCAACTGTTTGATAACACAAGTTTCATTGGTGCAATGCTTACCTTTTCTCGGCAACACTGAAGATATCCCTTCAACTTCTTGCTGTGATGCAGTGAGCACTGTGAAAGCTTCAACACTTACAAAACCTGAACTTCGTGAGGCATGTCAATGTCTCAAGGCAACCATCGCTCAATTTCCTAAGCTTAACAAAGATAGAGTCATTCAACTTCCTAAACTATGTAAGGTTGATGTCGGTTTTCCCCTCACCAAAGACATCGACTGTAACAA GATCTCTCTTTGA
- the LOC108338534 gene encoding uncharacterized protein At3g49140 isoform X3 codes for MAIRPPASSSLSSPSEGICYSTSYGITSNSIKLPIDGRRWHDLASTRYKSSCFGLPHLLWPSTGHDQCLSKVNVAADYSDSIPDSSDHMDGQGYHPLEELKGSEDVKPARLSPPEMAKTTVENVFIGMDIPIYDNNRRTANEYDIFNNGKDDELFTFDNEDDVVEVSEMEEFNISVNWGHPDSTNSFHPIYFSKCLTKAVNNLEYIKRMNHPTNGVSIIGFLRPIYDEERSYLRWMYHTEDGAVYISGLRDSYSNSIDDQGNGNSTLYGLEILKIKLYSMYGNQSEISVLEFQDAEPDILAHSSSEILERFNRFCDDDLKALCKKKGLDAEGAYLVGVDSLGMDVRVFSGVEVKTHRFPFKIQAATINAAAKQIWQLLFPRSQRKKNMKKWRTTTMI; via the exons ATGGCTATTCGACCTCCTGCTTCTTCTTCACTTTCCTCACCTTCTG AAGGGATATGTTACTCTACGTCATATGGAATAACAAGCAATTCAATCAAACTTCCTATTGATGGCCGAAGATGGCATGACCTTGCCAGCACAAG GTACAAAAGTTCATGTTTTGGATTGCCACACCTCCTTTGGCCATCCACAGGGCATGATCAGTGCCTTTCGAAGGTTAATGTTGCTGCAGATTATTCAGATTCTATACCCGATTCTTCTGATCACATGGATGGACAAGGTTATCATCCTCTTGAAGAACTGAAAGGTTCTGAGGATGTAAAGCCAGCCAGACTCTCTCCTCCTGAAATGGCAAAAACAACTGTAGAG AATGTTTTCATTGGAATGGACATCCCAATATACGATAATAATAGAAGAACTGCTAATGAGTATGACATTTTCAATAATGGCAAGGATGATGAATTATTCACATTTGATAAtgaagatgatgttgttgag GTCTCAGAAATGGAGGAGTTTAACATTTCTGTGAATTGGGGACATCCTGATTCTACAAACtcttttcatccaatttatttcTCGAAGTGTTTAACAAAG GCTGTCAACAACTTGGAATATATTAAGAGAATGAACCATCCTACAAATGGTGTTTCCATTATAGGGTTCCTTAGACCCATTTATGATGAAGAAAGGTCTTATCTAAGATGGATGTATCACACTGAAGATGGTGCTGTATACATCTCCGGCTTGAGAG ATTCTTACTCAAATAGTATTGATGACCAAGGAAACGGTAATTCGACACTATACGGATTAGAGATCCTGAAAATCAAGCTCTACTCCATGTATGGAAATCAG TCTGAAATTAGTGTGCTAGAGTTTCAAGATGCTGAACCTGATATTCTTGCACACTCTTCTTCGGAAATTCTGGAACGGTTCAACAGATTCTGTGATGATGATCTTAAAGCACTTTGCAAGAAGAAAGGTCTTGATGCTGAG GGAGCTTACCTGGTTGGGGTTGACAGCCTTGGCATGGATGTTAGAGTTTTCTCAGGTGTAGAAGTAAAAACTCATCGCTTTCCATTCAAAATCCAG GCTGCCACCATAAACGCAGCTGCAAAACAGATTTGGCAACTCTTGTTTCCTCGATCTCAACGCAAGAAGAATATGAAGAAGTGGCGGACCACCACCATGATTTGA
- the LOC108338724 gene encoding SUN domain-containing protein 1, translated as MSASTVSITAANPGARRRPVLAAERKTATNIELLANDVAASPAVATSGEGATGAGRDLSHHSIRGEAVLDRIPRDLAPVKKVAGSGGNSASLQQRRARKSSVKAEKPRWLTVVSIFGKNLVLLVVLAGLVQLIRRLALKSGDGDFGGYAGLSEFEGRISDVEGLLKKTAKMIQVQVDVVDKKIEDEVRGLRKELNEKIEEKGVIFQSGLKKLEARSEELEKYLSELKGEDWLSKEEFEKFVEEVRSVKGGGFQGGGLDEIRDFAREVIEKEIEKHAADGLGRVDYALATSGGAVVKHSEVYHMGRGNWLKLVRNGVHPSAERMLKPSFGEPGQCFPLKDSKGFVQIRLRTAIIPEAVTLEHVAKSVAYDRSSAPKDCRVSGWLQGGNGDSAFDIEKMYLLSEFTYDLEKSNAQTFNVLNSGAFGLIDTVRLDFTSNHGSPSHTCIYRFRVHGHEPDSVSMMSLES; from the exons ATGTCGGCTTCCACGGTGTCCATCACCGCGGCGAACCCGGGGGCGCGTCGGAGGCCGGTGCTCGCTGCCGAGAGGAAAACTGCCACCAACATCGAGCTCCTCGCCAACGACGTCGCCGCCTCCCCCGCAGTCGCTACTTCCGGCGAAGGTGCCACGGGCGCCGGCCGCGACCTTAGTCACCACTCCATTCGAGGCGAGGCGGTTCTTGACCGGATCCCTCGGGATTTGGCTCCGGTGAAGAAGGTCGCCGGGTCAGGTGGGAACTCCGCATCGCTTCAACAGCGGCGGGCGAGGAAGTCTTCCGTGAAGGCAGAGAAGCCGCGGTGGCTGACGGTGGTGAGCATTTTCGGGAAGAATTTAGTGCTGTTGGTGGTGCTTGCGGGGCTGGTTCAGTTGATCCGGCGGCTTGCGTTGAAGTCCGGTGATGGTGATTTTGGAGGGTACGCCGGGTTGTCGGAATTCGAGGGAAGGATTTCGGATGTGGAGGGACTGTTGAAGAAGACGGCTAAGATGATTCAGGTGCAAGTTGATGTGGTGGATAAGAAGATTGAAGATGAGGTTAGAGGGTTAAGAAAGGAATTGAATGAGAAAATTGAGGAGAAAGGGGTGATTTTTCAAAGTGGGTTGAAGAAATTGGAGGCTAGGAGTGAGGAATTGGAGAAGTATTTGAGTGAGTTAAAAGGGGAGGATTGGTTGTCAAAGGAagagtttgagaaatttgttgaGGAAGTGAGGAGTGTGAAGGGGGGTGGGTTCCAGGGTGGTGGTTTGGATGAAATAAGAGATTTTGCAAGAGAAGTGATTGAGAAGGAGATTGAGAAACATGCTGCTGATGGGCTTGGGAGAGTGGATTATGCTCTAGCCACCAGCGGCGGTGCGGTGGTGAAGCATTCGGAGGTGTATCATATGGGGAGGGGAAATTGGTTAAAGTTGGTCAGAAATGGTGTCCACCCAAGTGCGGAGAGGATGTTAAAACCGAGCTTTGGCGAGCCAGGGCAGTGTTTCCCCTTGAAGGATAGTAAAGGGTTTGTTCAGATTAGGCTTCGCACTGCCATCATTCCCGAGGCTGTCACCTTGGAACATGTAGCAAAG AGCGTTGCATATGACAGATCAAGTGCCCCTAAAGACTGTAGGGTCTCTGGTTGGCTGCAGGGCGGTAATGGTGATTCTGCATTTGACATTGAAAAGATGTATCTTCTATCAGAATTTACGTATGACCTTGAGAAGAGCAATGCTCAGACATTCAACGTATTGAATTCAGGTGCTTTTGGTCTCATCGACACGGTAAGGCTCGATTTTACATCCAACCATGGAAGCCCTTCACACACATGTATATATCGGTTTAGAGTTCATGGTCACGAACCTGACTCGGTTTCTATGATGTCATTGGAGTCATAA
- the LOC108338534 gene encoding uncharacterized protein At3g49140 isoform X4 yields the protein MDGQGYHPLEELKGSEDVKPARLSPPEMAKTTVEANKNALLVFPGMVHCEPHEQISWAEFQYHIDDFGDIYFEIFDDANILADRGANNPVNVFIGMDIPIYDNNRRTANEYDIFNNGKDDELFTFDNEDDVVEVSEMEEFNISVNWGHPDSTNSFHPIYFSKCLTKAVNNLEYIKRMNHPTNGVSIIGFLRPIYDEERSYLRWMYHTEDGAVYISGLRDSYSNSIDDQGNGNSTLYGLEILKIKLYSMYGNQSEISVLEFQDAEPDILAHSSSEILERFNRFCDDDLKALCKKKGLDAEGAYLVGVDSLGMDVRVFSGVEVKTHRFPFKIQAATINAAAKQIWQLLFPRSQRKKNMKKWRTTTMI from the exons ATGGATGGACAAGGTTATCATCCTCTTGAAGAACTGAAAGGTTCTGAGGATGTAAAGCCAGCCAGACTCTCTCCTCCTGAAATGGCAAAAACAACTGTAGAG GCTAATAAAAACGCCTTGCTAGTATTTCCTGGAATGGTACACTGTGAACCACATGAGCAGATTTCATGGGCTGAGTTTCAATATCATATTGATGATTTTGGag atatatattttgaaatctttgatGATGCAAACATTTTGGCAGATCGTGGAGCTAACAATCCTGTG AATGTTTTCATTGGAATGGACATCCCAATATACGATAATAATAGAAGAACTGCTAATGAGTATGACATTTTCAATAATGGCAAGGATGATGAATTATTCACATTTGATAAtgaagatgatgttgttgag GTCTCAGAAATGGAGGAGTTTAACATTTCTGTGAATTGGGGACATCCTGATTCTACAAACtcttttcatccaatttatttcTCGAAGTGTTTAACAAAG GCTGTCAACAACTTGGAATATATTAAGAGAATGAACCATCCTACAAATGGTGTTTCCATTATAGGGTTCCTTAGACCCATTTATGATGAAGAAAGGTCTTATCTAAGATGGATGTATCACACTGAAGATGGTGCTGTATACATCTCCGGCTTGAGAG ATTCTTACTCAAATAGTATTGATGACCAAGGAAACGGTAATTCGACACTATACGGATTAGAGATCCTGAAAATCAAGCTCTACTCCATGTATGGAAATCAG TCTGAAATTAGTGTGCTAGAGTTTCAAGATGCTGAACCTGATATTCTTGCACACTCTTCTTCGGAAATTCTGGAACGGTTCAACAGATTCTGTGATGATGATCTTAAAGCACTTTGCAAGAAGAAAGGTCTTGATGCTGAG GGAGCTTACCTGGTTGGGGTTGACAGCCTTGGCATGGATGTTAGAGTTTTCTCAGGTGTAGAAGTAAAAACTCATCGCTTTCCATTCAAAATCCAG GCTGCCACCATAAACGCAGCTGCAAAACAGATTTGGCAACTCTTGTTTCCTCGATCTCAACGCAAGAAGAATATGAAGAAGTGGCGGACCACCACCATGATTTGA